A single Cannabis sativa cultivar Pink pepper isolate KNU-18-1 chromosome 7, ASM2916894v1, whole genome shotgun sequence DNA region contains:
- the LOC115697899 gene encoding zinc finger protein 10-like, with translation MEEARHWVWAKRKHGLVSSSSPHHLMVPKNPASSYDDSWEEQAFAEDAAGPLGGCIWPPRSYSCSFCRREFRSAQALGGHMNVHRRDRARLKQSPELHHREIVNQNQHINNDNNNNNMALHHLHHHHHLHQNPLITTTTTTSFGPPSQYGPSSQVCAFVYDPNPNITDPAPEVGFIPSSSPSSYNNNKKQNCGKQAETLLVPPFFSSSLVVENTKKSSNSTNSSALNPSHQSWSNFDKYFHDSNDHKNDHMRDPNHHKNISSITVESGSCRRSSTTTKVDYVKSTDLSVSLNLVVCHAIQTESGNSNKDKEGLLMSCKRRRIEPCSDESITFDELSPCSIEELDLELRLGDRPKVK, from the coding sequence ATGGAAGAAGCTCGGCACTGGGTGTGGGCAAAGAGAAAGCATGGCCTTGTCAGTAGTAGCAGCCCTCATCATCTTATGGTGCCCAAAAACCCTGCTTCTTCTTATGATGATTCCTGGGAAGAGCAAGCTTTCGCAGAAGACGCTGCAGGGCCTCTCGGCGGCTGCATATGGCCCCCGAGATCTTACTCTTGCAGCTTTTGTAGAAGAGAATTTCGCTCAGCTCAAGCTCTTGGTGGCCACATGAATGTGCACAGGAGAGATAGGGCTAGACTAAAGCAGTCTCCGGAGCTCCATCACCGCGAAATCGTCAATCAAAATCAACATATCAACaacgataataataataataatatggctcttcatcatcttcaccatcatcatcatcttcatcaaaATCCTTTGATCACTACCACTACCACCACATCATTTGGCCCTCCCAGCCAATATGGCCCATCATCTCAAGTTTGTGCCTTTGTTTATGATCCTAACCCTAATATTACTGACCCTGCTCCAGAAGTAGGTTTTATTCCATCATCATCACCTTCTTcttataataacaataaaaaacagAATTGTGGAAAACAAGCAGAAACCTTGTTAGTCCCTCCTTTCTTTTCATCTTCTCTTGTAGTTGAAAATACTAAGAAGTCTTCCAATAGTACTAATAGTAGTGCTCTAAACCCTTCACACCAGTCCTGGTCAAACTTTGACAAATATTTCCATGACTCCAATGATCATAAAAATGATCATATGAGAGATCCTAATCATCACAAGAATATTTCATCAATAACTGTGGAATCTGGATCTTGTAGAAGGAGTAGCACAACGACTAAGGTGGACTATGTGAAGAGTACTGATTTGTCAGTAAGTTTGAATTTGGTGGTTTGTCATGCAATTCAAACTGAATCTGGTAATAGTAATAAAGATAAAGAGGGTTTACTGATGAGTTGCAAGAGAAGAAGAATTGAGCCATGTTCAGATGAGTCAATTACATTTGATGAACTTAGCCCTTGTTCTATAGAAGAATTAGATCTTGAGCTCAGGCTTGGTGACCGACCTAAGGTAAAGTAG